In Lentimicrobiaceae bacterium, one genomic interval encodes:
- a CDS encoding ABC-F family ATP-binding cassette domain-containing protein, with product MTPPTLFLIIISKNNTFAQNITQELNYIQVENISKSFGFTTLFSDVSFGIFKGDKVALIAKNGTGKSTILNIIAKKTSPDTGSVSMRNGLKVNYLEQAQNFNQDLSITENLYLTKNEQTLALKNYKSALKAYNLDANAENTENLQHATNKMDAVGAWEYEIQLTTRLGEFGIYDLDQKMKELSGGQQKKVSVALATIGNPDFLLLDEPTNHLDFEMIEWLEDYLNRSTLSLLVVTHDRYFLNNVCNTIFEIDNNQLYTYKGNYSYYLEKKAEREANDQIAYEKSLSMYKSELEWIRKMPKARGTKSKSRIDSFAQLEDKISYKKTDNELIIESTQQYLGKKILEINNVSKSFDNKLIINDFSYIFKRNEKIGVIGLNGCGKSTLLNIIAGKIKPDKGNITVGQTVVMGYYTQSFLEADKNLKVEDIVKSVAEEIKINDRTFSASQFLYRFNFSYAMQQAFYSNLSGGEKRRLNLLLQIIKNPNFLMLDEPTNDLDIYTLQILEDYLINFKGCLLIVSHDRFMLDRVCDHIFVFSENGNIKDHYGNYTQYYIAKTKEEKRQRRLSSETENKKTEATVSTPKVRKPTYKQLKRLEELEELLHKLETDKDEITNKLSSGNLSNEEIIEFSKQFEETENQLNEAYNEWIELSDEIQKLEIRS from the coding sequence TTGACACCGCCTACTCTTTTTCTGATTATTATTTCAAAAAACAATACCTTTGCACAAAATATAACACAAGAGTTGAATTACATTCAGGTTGAAAATATTTCAAAATCGTTTGGTTTTACAACACTTTTCAGTGATGTAAGTTTCGGTATTTTTAAAGGTGATAAAGTTGCTTTGATAGCCAAAAACGGTACAGGAAAAAGTACCATTTTGAACATTATTGCCAAAAAAACATCGCCGGATACGGGAAGTGTCAGCATGCGAAATGGACTAAAAGTCAACTATTTGGAGCAGGCACAAAACTTCAATCAAGATTTAAGCATAACCGAGAATTTATACCTTACCAAGAATGAGCAAACATTAGCATTAAAGAATTACAAATCAGCTTTAAAAGCATATAATTTAGATGCAAATGCTGAAAATACGGAGAATTTGCAACATGCTACCAATAAAATGGATGCGGTAGGTGCATGGGAATACGAAATTCAGCTTACAACACGACTTGGCGAATTTGGGATATACGATTTAGACCAAAAAATGAAAGAACTTTCGGGTGGGCAACAGAAAAAAGTGTCGGTTGCATTGGCAACAATAGGAAATCCCGATTTTTTACTCTTAGACGAACCTACCAACCATCTTGATTTTGAAATGATTGAATGGTTGGAAGATTATTTAAACAGATCGACATTAAGCCTTTTGGTAGTTACCCACGACAGATATTTTTTGAATAATGTGTGTAACACTATTTTTGAAATCGACAACAACCAACTATACACATACAAAGGCAATTACTCTTACTATCTTGAGAAAAAAGCCGAACGAGAAGCTAACGACCAAATTGCATACGAAAAATCGCTTAGCATGTACAAATCGGAATTGGAATGGATTAGAAAAATGCCAAAAGCAAGAGGAACCAAATCTAAATCCAGAATTGATTCTTTCGCTCAACTTGAAGACAAAATCAGCTATAAAAAAACCGATAACGAGTTGATTATAGAATCGACTCAGCAATATCTCGGAAAAAAAATTCTTGAAATTAATAATGTAAGCAAAAGCTTTGATAATAAACTGATTATCAACGATTTTTCTTATATTTTCAAACGAAATGAAAAAATCGGTGTTATTGGTCTGAACGGTTGCGGTAAAAGTACTTTGCTTAATATTATTGCAGGAAAAATAAAGCCCGATAAAGGCAACATAACTGTAGGACAAACCGTAGTTATGGGATATTATACACAGTCGTTTTTAGAAGCCGACAAAAACCTAAAAGTAGAAGATATTGTTAAATCAGTTGCTGAAGAGATTAAAATCAACGATAGGACTTTTTCGGCTTCGCAGTTTTTGTATCGCTTTAATTTCAGTTATGCTATGCAGCAGGCATTTTACAGCAATTTGAGCGGTGGCGAAAAACGAAGGCTTAATTTGCTATTGCAAATTATTAAAAACCCAAACTTCTTGATGTTAGACGAACCCACCAACGATTTGGACATTTATACCTTGCAAATTTTAGAAGATTACCTGATAAATTTTAAAGGTTGCCTTTTGATTGTTTCGCACGACAGATTTATGCTTGATAGAGTTTGCGATCATATTTTTGTTTTTAGCGAAAACGGAAACATAAAAGATCATTACGGAAACTACACCCAGTACTATATTGCAAAGACAAAAGAAGAAAAAAGACAAAGACGTTTAAGCTCGGAAACGGAAAACAAGAAAACAGAAGCTACAGTTAGTACTCCTAAAGTCAGAAAACCAACATACAAGCAATTAAAACGCCTTGAAGAGTTGGAAGAACTATTGCATAAATTGGAAACAGATAAAGACGAAATTACCAACAAACTTAGTAGCGGTAATTTAAGCAATGAAGAAATAATTGAGTTTAGCAAACAATTTGAAGAAACTGAAAATCAACTAAACGAAGCCTACAATGAGTGGATTGAGCTAAGTGACGAGATTCAGAAGTTAGAAATTAGAAGTTAG
- a CDS encoding DUF4492 domain-containing protein, which translates to MAKIRTVKDFFMMYVDGFKNMSKTSRLLWVIILVKLFIMFAILKVFFFPNFLNSVASTEQEKAEYVIDKLTQD; encoded by the coding sequence ATGGCTAAAATCAGGACTGTAAAAGACTTTTTCATGATGTATGTCGATGGATTTAAGAACATGTCGAAGACGTCTAGGTTGTTGTGGGTAATCATCTTGGTTAAATTATTTATAATGTTTGCCATACTCAAGGTGTTTTTCTTTCCAAACTTCTTAAATTCGGTTGCTTCTACAGAACAAGAAAAGGCAGAATACGTCATTGATAAGCTCACTCAGGATTAG
- a CDS encoding HEAT repeat domain-containing protein yields the protein MELFTQTSNVNIRGEIVDALGALQYKPALPLLVSEFASSSLQIQNKIIKAVGRIGRKESLSFLKDIYPYAYNGDMENNIIDAIKKCGGDCDKLLAVLPDRVKQAVNDNNVFPPANK from the coding sequence ATGGAGCTTTTTACTCAGACCAGTAATGTGAATATCAGAGGAGAGATAGTGGATGCGTTGGGAGCTCTTCAGTATAAGCCGGCTCTGCCTCTTCTTGTCTCTGAGTTTGCATCATCAAGTCTTCAGATACAAAACAAAATTATTAAAGCTGTAGGTAGGATTGGAAGAAAAGAAAGCCTTTCTTTCCTCAAAGATATATATCCCTATGCCTATAATGGGGATATGGAAAACAACATAATAGATGCTATCAAAAAATGCGGTGGTGATTGCGACAAACTCTTAGCAGTGTTACCTGATAGGGTGAAGCAAGCCGTGAACGACAATAATGTTTTTCCTCCTGCGAACAAATAG
- a CDS encoding cytochrome d ubiquinol oxidase subunit II, translated as MDYGFFQHYWWFLISLLGALLVFLMFVQGGQSLIYRLGKTDDELKLMLDALGKKWELTFTTLVTFGGAFFASFPLFYSTSFGGAYWVWILILLSFVIQAVSFEFIHKKGNLLGKNTYKAFLFTNGLLAPILIGAAVSTFFFGAEFTVNRCNITDINNPIISQWSTKWHGLEAIWGSTLPGGFHLWNVVLGLAIFFLVRALGALYFINTIRNEEIESRARKHVLINAVAFLIFFLPYLVRLLLKDGWTGQPDHTVVIEEYKYLNTLLANWWMIVILLVGVVGVLYGFVLGAFSKTNRRGFWFAGAGTVFVVLIVLLTAGFNGSAYYPSLSDPNSSLTIANSSSSLFTLKTMSVVSLFIPFVLAYISYVWKKMNFHI; from the coding sequence ATGGATTACGGATTTTTTCAACATTATTGGTGGTTTTTAATTTCGCTCTTAGGTGCATTATTAGTGTTTTTAATGTTTGTTCAGGGCGGACAATCACTCATATACAGATTAGGTAAAACAGACGATGAACTAAAGCTTATGCTTGATGCTTTGGGTAAAAAATGGGAGCTTACTTTTACTACCTTGGTTACCTTTGGTGGTGCATTTTTCGCATCTTTTCCGCTGTTTTACTCTACAAGTTTTGGCGGAGCTTATTGGGTATGGATTCTGATACTCTTAAGTTTCGTTATACAAGCTGTTTCTTTCGAGTTTATCCACAAAAAAGGCAATTTGCTTGGTAAAAATACTTACAAGGCATTTCTTTTTACCAACGGCTTGTTGGCTCCAATACTCATAGGAGCAGCGGTATCTACCTTCTTTTTTGGAGCAGAATTTACAGTAAACAGATGTAATATTACCGACATCAACAATCCTATCATTTCACAGTGGAGCACTAAATGGCACGGCTTGGAAGCTATTTGGGGAAGTACGCTACCCGGTGGGTTTCATCTCTGGAATGTAGTCTTAGGTTTGGCTATATTCTTTCTTGTTCGAGCACTCGGAGCTTTGTACTTTATCAACACCATACGCAATGAAGAGATAGAGAGTAGGGCTCGCAAACATGTACTTATAAATGCTGTTGCATTTCTGATTTTCTTTTTGCCTTATCTTGTTCGACTATTATTGAAAGATGGATGGACAGGTCAACCCGACCATACTGTTGTGATTGAGGAATATAAATATCTGAACACGCTTTTGGCAAATTGGTGGATGATTGTGATTTTGTTGGTAGGAGTAGTTGGCGTATTGTACGGCTTTGTTTTGGGTGCTTTCAGCAAAACAAATCGTAGAGGCTTTTGGTTTGCAGGTGCAGGAACGGTCTTTGTAGTATTAATAGTATTACTAACAGCCGGTTTCAACGGTTCGGCGTATTATCCTTCGCTAAGCGATCCGAATTCATCACTAACAATAGCCAATTCATCGTCTAGCTTATTCACGCTAAAAACAATGAGTGTAGTATCATTGTTTATACCATTTGTTTTGGCGTATATTTCATACGTGTGGAAGAAGATGAACTTTCATATTTAG
- a CDS encoding cytochrome ubiquinol oxidase subunit I codes for MDVSLIDWSRAQFALTAMYHWVFVPLTLGLGLLMCIYSTYYYKTGDEKWKSTTRFWQKLFAINFAVGIATGLILEFEFGTNWSNYSYFVGDIFGAPLAIEGIVAFFIEATFFAVVFFGWDRVSKKFHLASTWIAVFGATLSAWWILVANSWMQYPVGMHFNPETARNEMNDFIAVAFSPVAVNKFLHTVLSCWVLGSAFVVGLSSWYLLKKKHIDFSIRSIKIAAIVGLTATVLTALTGHYSGQKVARHQPMKLAAMEGLYNGKNKADIVGFGVLKSDKVYNDGKDPFVFKVDVPIPGFLSFMSFDDFNSFVPGIQDIIDGYTLSDGTVYPSYEEKAAQGKLAQQALRNYRQAMKDNDEEAKIINKAVLDENIKYFGYGFFNSPEETIPPVALTFYTFHIMVALGLFFIAFFAIVWYLNKKGTLQKVKWLLWLGVISIPLAYITSQSGWIVAEVGRQPWSIQDVLPLSHSVSNIPVANVKTTFFIFLGIFTIFLIADIGIMINTIRKGPEAVDESKGY; via the coding sequence ATGGATGTATCATTAATTGATTGGTCGAGAGCGCAATTTGCTCTTACAGCTATGTACCACTGGGTATTTGTTCCGCTTACATTAGGGTTGGGATTACTTATGTGTATTTACTCAACCTACTACTACAAAACCGGTGATGAAAAATGGAAATCTACAACAAGGTTTTGGCAAAAATTATTTGCGATAAACTTTGCCGTTGGTATTGCTACCGGTTTGATTTTGGAATTTGAATTCGGCACCAATTGGAGCAATTACTCTTACTTTGTAGGCGATATCTTTGGTGCTCCGCTTGCTATTGAAGGTATTGTGGCTTTCTTTATTGAAGCGACTTTCTTTGCCGTTGTATTTTTCGGTTGGGACAGGGTCAGCAAGAAGTTTCACCTTGCATCAACTTGGATTGCCGTTTTTGGAGCCACGCTGTCGGCATGGTGGATACTTGTTGCCAACTCATGGATGCAGTATCCTGTAGGTATGCACTTTAATCCCGAAACCGCACGCAACGAAATGAACGATTTTATTGCTGTGGCATTCTCGCCTGTGGCAGTAAACAAATTTTTGCACACCGTACTTTCGTGCTGGGTGCTTGGTTCCGCATTTGTAGTAGGTCTTAGCAGTTGGTACTTGCTCAAAAAAAAGCATATCGACTTTAGCATACGTTCAATAAAAATTGCTGCCATTGTCGGTCTGACTGCTACAGTTCTGACAGCGCTTACAGGACACTATTCAGGACAAAAAGTAGCAAGACATCAACCTATGAAACTAGCTGCAATGGAAGGCTTATATAACGGCAAAAACAAAGCCGACATAGTGGGTTTCGGCGTTCTTAAGTCCGATAAGGTGTACAACGACGGTAAAGACCCGTTTGTATTTAAGGTAGATGTTCCAATACCCGGATTTTTATCTTTCATGTCCTTCGACGATTTTAATTCGTTTGTGCCCGGAATCCAAGATATTATTGACGGCTACACACTTTCAGACGGAACTGTATATCCATCATACGAGGAGAAAGCAGCACAGGGCAAATTAGCTCAGCAGGCTCTCCGCAATTATCGCCAAGCAATGAAAGACAACGATGAAGAAGCCAAAATTATCAATAAGGCTGTTTTAGACGAAAATATAAAATACTTCGGTTACGGATTTTTCAACAGTCCCGAAGAAACCATTCCGCCTGTGGCTCTCACCTTTTACACATTCCATATAATGGTAGCGCTTGGTTTGTTTTTTATAGCATTTTTTGCAATTGTGTGGTATTTGAATAAAAAAGGCACTTTGCAAAAGGTAAAATGGCTACTGTGGCTTGGGGTAATTTCAATACCATTGGCTTACATAACTTCGCAATCGGGTTGGATTGTTGCCGAAGTAGGTCGTCAGCCATGGAGTATTCAAGATGTGTTACCTTTGTCTCACTCGGTGTCAAACATTCCTGTTGCCAACGTAAAGACAACATTTTTCATATTCCTTGGAATATTTACAATCTTTCTCATTGCCGATATAGGTATTATGATAAACACTATCAGAAAAGGACCCGAAGCTGTTGACGAAAGCAAGGGCTATTAA